The following coding sequences lie in one Cyanobacterium sp. Dongsha4 genomic window:
- a CDS encoding response regulator, with translation MDKNKYLAIEEVIKQQFYLKYNRVLTSTEEVILQGAIENLPYEQIANKLYMSSGTVRNIASKFWSQLSELYNQKITKVNCKYVIENILKSEKNSEKEQLYCIEIDNENNHHPQGIVMIIDDYIENLKFLKQLLEKEGYHVRSARSAKMAFLSLEESLPDLILLDILMPSINGYEICKIIKADTKTSHIPIIFISALNDTIDKIKGFQLGACDYITKPFEEIEVLLRVSHHINLKNQTIRLEEEIKQHEKTIEMLYQSRSILASVLNNSCCGIAVLEAIRSSENAHIIDFKYYLVNPIFATLFNIKKPNIITLISSLKECVFCQLEWIEEFIKVVKTNIDFRDTFLFQGKKYQMNVNKLGDGITINIIPLI, from the coding sequence ATGGATAAAAATAAATATTTGGCAATTGAAGAAGTAATTAAACAACAATTTTATCTTAAGTATAATCGAGTTTTAACATCTACAGAAGAAGTAATTTTACAAGGTGCGATCGAGAATTTACCCTATGAACAAATAGCGAATAAATTATATATGAGTTCAGGCACAGTGAGAAATATTGCTTCTAAATTTTGGTCACAATTATCTGAATTATACAATCAAAAAATAACCAAGGTTAACTGTAAATATGTTATAGAAAATATTTTAAAATCGGAGAAAAATTCAGAAAAAGAGCAATTATATTGCATAGAAATTGACAATGAAAATAATCATCATCCTCAAGGCATTGTCATGATTATTGATGACTATATTGAAAATTTAAAATTTCTGAAACAATTACTAGAAAAAGAAGGTTATCATGTGCGTAGTGCTAGAAGTGCGAAAATGGCTTTTTTATCTTTGGAAGAAAGTCTGCCCGATTTAATTTTATTAGATATATTAATGCCGAGTATTAATGGTTATGAAATATGTAAAATAATTAAAGCTGATACCAAAACATCTCATATTCCCATTATTTTTATTAGTGCTTTAAATGATACCATTGATAAAATTAAGGGTTTTCAATTAGGTGCTTGTGATTATATAACTAAACCCTTTGAAGAAATAGAAGTTTTATTGAGAGTTTCCCATCATATTAACCTTAAAAATCAAACTATTAGACTAGAAGAAGAAATTAAACAACATGAAAAAACCATTGAAATGTTATATCAATCTCGCTCTATTTTAGCGAGTGTTTTAAATAATAGTTGTTGTGGAATAGCAGTTTTAGAAGCGATTCGTAGTTCTGAAAATGCCCATATTATTGACTTTAAATACTACCTAGTCAATCCTATTTTTGCAACATTATTTAATATTAAAAAACCTAATATAATAACTTTAATTAGTAGTTTAAAAGAGTGTGTGTTTTGTCAATTAGAATGGATTGAAGAATTTATTAAAGTGGTTAAAACCAATATTGATTTTAGAGATACTTTTTTATTTCAAGGAAAGAAATATCAAATGAATGTGAATAAATTGGGCGATGGAATAACTATTAATATTATACCTTTAATTTAA